The following coding sequences are from one Pelmatolapia mariae isolate MD_Pm_ZW linkage group LG4, Pm_UMD_F_2, whole genome shotgun sequence window:
- the LOC134625716 gene encoding uncharacterized protein LOC134625716: MLKVKVEKERIELLSEVMKRDNSRVVAQKMDKTFSLRREEIVKEAPAISDFMKRWRALFSEVQICEEFKRITTVSLESTFLARLDQCTPQLMALTLSKGGAAGLRMRQIKDMLLQDNTVEKRREIAIRCLIVYLGEKEEDLFKQYSDEEELNADLAMQIMKIAIIGDGPATIIVEGSKILEWIDVARSCALMMGVIYALNLTYPKQLKFTFEAPPCMSLPTR, encoded by the exons ATGCTCAAGGTGAAGGTGGAAAAAGAGAGAATCGAGCTACTGAGTGAAGTGATGAAAAGGGACAACTCCAGAGTGGTAGCTCAGAAAATGGACAAGACGTTCAGCCTTCGTCGGGAGGAAATAGTGAAAGAGGCCCCTGCCATCAGTGACTTCATGAAGCGCTGGCGTGCTCTTTTTAGCGAGGTACAG ATATGTGAAGAATTTAAGAGGATAACAACAGTCAGCCTTGAATCAACCTTTCTGGCCAGGCTTGACCAATGCACCCCACAACTGATGGCCTTGACCCTGTCAAAAGGAGGAGCTGCAGGTCTGAGGATGAGGCAGATTAAGGACATGCTTCTGCAG GACAACACAGTTGAAAAGCGCAGAGAAATTGCTATTCGCTGCCTCATAGTCTATCTtggagagaaggaggaggatcTTTTCAAACAATACAGC gatgaggaggagctCAACGCAGACCTTGCAATGCAAATCATGAAGATTGCTATCATTGGTGATGGGCCTGCAACCATCATCGTTGAGGGATCCAAGATCCTGGAGTGGATTGATGTTGCCAGATCCTGTGCTTTGATGATGGGAGTAATCTACGCTCTGAACCTTACCTATCCCAAGCAGCTGAAATTTACCTTTGAG GCACCACCATGCATGAGCCTGCCCACGCGGTAG